One genomic region from Sphingomonas paeninsulae encodes:
- the rpsA gene encoding 30S ribosomal protein S1, with the protein MATMAHPTRDDFAALLEETLGADGGFEGKVVKGTVTGIENDMAVIDVGLKSEGRVRLSEFAAPGQKAELNVGDIVEVYVDRVENMYGEAMLSRDRARREAAWDTLEQEFTKSARVEGVIFGRVKGGFTVDLSGAVAFLPGSQVDIRPVRDVTPLMDIPQPFQILKMDRKRGNIVVSRRAILEETRAEARTGLISTLAEGQIIDGVVKNITDYGAFVDLGGIDGLLHVTDMSYKRVQHPSEMINIGDTVKVQIVRINKDTQRISLGMKQLESDPWEGAEAKYPIGAKLTGRVTNITEYGAFVELEAGIEGLVHVSEMSWTKKNVHPGKIVSTSQEVDVVVLEVDSEKRRVSLGLKQAISNPWEAFAADHPVGSTVEGEVKNATEFGLFIGLDGDVDGMVHMSDIAWGISGEDALNLHRKGETVSAIVLDIDAEKERISLGMKQLEKGAPAVGSTAAASGLAKNAVITVTVLEVRDGGLEVQAGDDGVTGFIKRTDLGRDRDEQRPERFQAGQKFDAMIIGFDRSKKPNFSVKAMQMAEEKQAVAQYGSSDSGASLGDILGEALKAREDKK; encoded by the coding sequence ATGGCCACTATGGCACATCCTACCCGCGACGATTTCGCGGCCCTTCTTGAAGAAACACTCGGTGCCGATGGCGGCTTCGAAGGTAAAGTGGTCAAGGGCACCGTTACCGGAATTGAAAATGACATGGCCGTCATCGACGTCGGATTGAAGTCCGAAGGCCGCGTCCGGTTGAGCGAATTTGCCGCTCCCGGTCAAAAAGCAGAATTGAATGTCGGCGATATCGTCGAAGTCTATGTCGACCGCGTCGAGAACATGTACGGCGAAGCGATGCTGTCACGTGACCGTGCCCGTCGTGAAGCGGCATGGGACACGCTGGAACAGGAATTCACCAAGTCGGCTCGCGTCGAGGGTGTTATCTTCGGTCGCGTCAAGGGCGGCTTCACTGTCGACCTGAGCGGTGCCGTCGCCTTCCTGCCCGGCAGCCAGGTCGACATCCGCCCGGTGCGCGATGTCACCCCGCTGATGGACATTCCACAGCCTTTCCAGATCCTGAAAATGGATCGCAAGCGCGGCAACATCGTCGTTTCGCGTCGTGCCATCCTCGAAGAAACCCGTGCCGAAGCCCGCACCGGTCTCATCTCGACGTTGGCCGAGGGCCAGATCATCGACGGCGTCGTCAAGAACATCACCGATTACGGTGCGTTCGTTGACCTTGGCGGCATCGACGGCCTGCTTCACGTGACCGACATGAGCTACAAGCGCGTCCAGCATCCTTCGGAAATGATCAACATCGGTGACACGGTGAAAGTCCAGATCGTTCGGATCAACAAGGACACGCAGCGTATCTCGCTCGGCATGAAGCAGCTCGAGAGCGATCCATGGGAAGGTGCAGAAGCCAAGTATCCGATCGGCGCCAAGCTGACCGGACGCGTGACGAACATCACCGAATATGGCGCATTCGTCGAACTGGAAGCTGGCATCGAAGGCCTCGTCCATGTTTCGGAAATGAGCTGGACCAAGAAGAACGTCCATCCCGGCAAGATCGTATCAACCTCACAGGAAGTCGATGTTGTCGTCCTCGAAGTCGACAGCGAAAAGCGTCGCGTTTCGCTTGGCCTCAAGCAGGCGATCTCGAACCCTTGGGAAGCATTCGCTGCCGACCATCCAGTTGGTTCGACCGTCGAAGGCGAAGTCAAGAATGCCACCGAATTCGGCCTGTTCATCGGCCTGGATGGCGACGTCGACGGCATGGTCCACATGTCCGACATCGCATGGGGCATTTCGGGCGAAGACGCGCTCAACCTGCATCGCAAGGGTGAGACGGTTTCGGCCATCGTGCTCGACATTGATGCTGAAAAGGAGCGTATCTCGCTCGGCATGAAGCAGCTCGAAAAGGGCGCTCCTGCTGTTGGCAGCACCGCTGCTGCTTCGGGTCTGGCCAAGAATGCGGTCATCACCGTGACTGTCCTCGAAGTTCGCGATGGCGGACTCGAAGTGCAGGCCGGCGACGATGGCGTCACTGGCTTCATCAAGCGTACCGACCTTGGTCGCGATCGCGACGAGCAGCGTCCAGAGCGTTTCCAGGCCGGCCAGAAGTTCGATGCGATGATCATCGGGTTCGACCGTTCGAAAAAGCCAAACTTCTCGGTCAAAGC
- the cmk gene encoding (d)CMP kinase: MIIAVDGPAASGKGTIGRALAEHYGLPHLDTGLLYRAVGIAVLRHGGNPENHADAVKACDFSTAMLDDPEIRSEAASRAASAVSAHKDVRAALLERQRAFARQPGGAVLDGRDIGTVIAPEADAKLFVTASPAVRAERRFAELTKRGVHVMLDHVLHDIEARDARDSGRSVAPLIQAPDADLLDTTNLTIGDAVRQAISLVEAQVKP, from the coding sequence ATGATTATCGCAGTCGATGGACCAGCGGCTTCGGGCAAAGGCACAATCGGGCGCGCGCTTGCAGAGCATTATGGCTTGCCGCACCTTGACACCGGCTTGCTTTATCGGGCGGTCGGCATTGCGGTGCTGCGGCATGGCGGAAACCCTGAAAATCACGCCGATGCCGTAAAGGCCTGCGATTTCAGCACGGCGATGCTTGATGACCCTGAGATCCGCAGCGAAGCCGCCTCTCGAGCCGCCTCCGCAGTATCTGCCCATAAAGACGTCCGCGCAGCCCTGCTCGAACGCCAGCGCGCCTTTGCCCGCCAACCCGGCGGCGCGGTGCTTGATGGACGCGATATCGGGACTGTCATCGCCCCCGAAGCCGACGCCAAGCTGTTCGTCACCGCCTCCCCCGCCGTTCGCGCTGAACGACGTTTTGCCGAGCTTACCAAACGCGGCGTCCATGTGATGCTGGATCATGTTCTTCACGACATCGAAGCACGCGACGCGCGCGATTCGGGACGGTCTGTCGCTCCCCTGATACAGGCACCCGACGCCGACTTGCTCGACACGACGAATCTGACTATAGGCGACGCCGTTCGTCAGGCGATTTCCCTGGTGGAAGCTCAGGTCAAACCTTAG
- a CDS encoding CBU_0592 family membrane protein encodes MKLDGADIIGVCGSLIFIVAFMYANAAKNMDKVLFNALNLTGAALLLYSLWVHPNFAAAFLEISWACIALVGLINAIRVRRKT; translated from the coding sequence ATGAAACTCGACGGCGCAGACATCATCGGCGTCTGTGGCAGCCTGATTTTCATTGTCGCCTTCATGTATGCGAATGCGGCAAAGAACATGGACAAGGTTTTGTTCAACGCGCTCAATCTGACGGGCGCGGCCCTGTTGCTATATTCGCTTTGGGTGCACCCCAATTTCGCTGCGGCGTTTCTCGAAATATCGTGGGCGTGCATTGCGCTGGTCGGCTTAATCAATGCCATCCGCGTTCGGCGTAAAACATGA
- a CDS encoding FYDLN acid domain-containing protein, which translates to MVKPEWGTKRTCPKCGTRFYDLTKEDPVTCISCANEWVPESILKSKQPLPFDAIKKDGDSKDDSDLGDSDLDLDVDEDAEKSPDDEVDLGGDDDLGVDTGKGEVDV; encoded by the coding sequence ATGGTTAAGCCTGAATGGGGCACGAAGCGCACTTGCCCAAAGTGTGGCACGCGCTTTTACGATCTCACCAAAGAAGACCCGGTTACGTGCATCAGCTGCGCTAACGAATGGGTGCCTGAATCGATTCTGAAATCGAAACAGCCTTTGCCATTCGACGCGATCAAGAAGGATGGTGACTCCAAGGACGATTCGGACCTTGGCGACAGCGATCTGGACCTCGACGTCGATGAGGATGCTGAGAAGTCGCCTGATGACGAAGTTGATCTTGGCGGTGACGACGATCTCGGTGTCGATACCGGCAAAGGCGAAGTCGACGTTTAA
- a CDS encoding SEC-C metal-binding domain-containing protein encodes MRGLTIASDGPIPQVHRNQPCPCGSGKKYRECHRQP; translated from the coding sequence ATGAGGGGCTTAACCATCGCGTCAGATGGACCGATACCCCAAGTGCATCGCAACCAGCCCTGTCCATGTGGCTCGGGGAAGAAATACCGCGAATGTCATCGACAGCCTTGA